The Oleispira antarctica RB-8 genome contains the following window.
GTGAAGTGGACGATATTGACCACTTGGGTAACCGTCGTATTCGTTCTGTAGGTGAAATGGCAGAGAACCAATTCCGTGTTGGTCTTGTACGTGTTGAGCGTGCCGTTCGTGAACGTTTATCAATGGCAGAATCTGAAGGCTTGATGCCACAAGATTTGATTAACGCAAAACCTGTTGCAGCAGCGATGAAAGAGTTCTTTGGCTCTTCACAGTTGTCTCAGTTTATGGATCAAAACAACCCGCTATCAGAAGTGACGCACAAACGTCGTATTTCTGCATTAGGACCTGGTGGTTTGACTCGTGAGCGTGCTGGTTTTGAGGTGCGAGATGTACATGCGACTCACTATGGTCGAGTATGTCCGATTGAAACACCTGAAGGGCCAAACATTGGTCTGATTAACTCATTGGCAACTTATGCGCGTACTAACAATTACGGTTTCTTGGAAACACCATTCCGTATTGTTAAAGATGGCCTAATTAGTGATGAAGTGATTTATGTTTCTGCAATTGAAGAAGCTGATCACGTTATTGCACAGGCATCTGTACCAGTTGATGAGAATAACAATTTATTAGGCGACTTGATTCCTGTTCGTCATAAGAACGATTCCACCATGATGTCACCGGCTTCGGTAACATTAATGGATGTCTCGGCTCAGCAGATGGTTTCCATTGCTGCTTCCTTGATTCCGTTCTTAGAGCACGATGATGCTAACCGAGCATTGATGGGATCGAACATGCAACGTCAGGCTGTGCCGACGTTAATTGCTCAAAAGCCTCTTGTAGGTACTGGTATTGAGAGCGCTGTTGCTCGTGATTCTGGTGTATGTGCGGTTGCCCTTCGTGGTGGTGTGATTGAGTCTGTAGACGCAAGCCGCATCGTTGTGAAAGCAAACGACGACGAAACTCCTGCAGGTGATGCAGGTGTGGATATCTACAATCTAACCAAATACACACGTTCTAACCAGAACACCTGTATTAACCAGAAGCCGCTTGTAAAAGCAGGTGACATGGTTGTACGTGGTGACATCATGGCAGACGGTCCATCTATCGATTTAGGTGAGCTAGCCCTTGGTCAGAACTTCCGCATCGCATTTATGCCGTGGAATGGTTACAACTTCGAAGATTCGATCTTACTTTCAGAGCGTGTTGCTCAGGAAGATCGTCTAACGACGATTCACATCCAGGAATTAACCTGTGTTGCTCGTGATACTAAGTTAGGTGCTGAAGAAGTTACTTCAGATATTCCAAACGTAGGTGAGTCTGCATTAGGTAAGTTGGATGAGTCTGGTATTGTTTACATCGGTGCTGAAGTTAAAGCCGGTGATATTCTAGTTGGTAAAGTGACACCTAAAGGTGAAACACAGCTTACGCCAGAAGAAAAACTATTACGTGCCATCTTTGGTGAAAAGGCTTCTGACGTTAAAGATACTTCTTTACGTGTTAAGACCGGCACCACAGGTACGATTATTGACGTACAAGTCTTCACCCGTGACGGTGTTGAAAAAGACCAGCGAGCTCGTGAAATTGAGCAAATGCAGCTGGACGAAGTACGCAAAGATTTGAATGAAGAATTACGCATTGTTCAAGGTGCAACCTTTGAGCGTTTACAGCGTGCCCTAGTTGGCGCAAAAGTTAACGCAGCAACAGGTTTGGCTAAAGGCGATACGTTAACAGCTGAATACTTAGAAACTCTCGTTGCAGATGATTGGTTCCGCATTCGTCCACAAGACGAAGCATTAGCAGAGCTTATTGAGCAAGCAGAGCAGCAGCTAGCAGACCGCGCTAAAGAATTGGACGATAAGTTCGAAGACAAAAAGCGTAAGTTGCAAAGCGGTGATGATCTAGCACCAGGCGTTCTTAAGATTGTTAAGGTTTACTTAGCGATTAAACGGAAAATCCAGCCAGGTGATAAGATGGCTGGACGTCACGGTAACAAGGGTGTTATCTCAGCGGTTATGCCGGTTGAAGATATGCCATACGATGCACAGGGTACCCCTGTTGATATCGTCTTGAACCCGCTGGGTGTACCTTCGCGAATGAACGTTGGTCAGGTGATGGAAATTCACTTGGGTCTAGCGGCTAAAGGCTTAGGCGAGAAGATCGACGCAATGTTGAAGCAACAGCGTGCTGTTGCCGACATTCGTGCACTGCTTGAAGAAATTTATAACGGTGACGATACGTATACGAAGGAAAACCTAGAAAGCTTCAGTGATGAAGAGATTCTAGAGCTTTCTCATAACCTACGTGGCGGTGTACCTATGGGTACGCAGGCATTCGATGGTGCAAAAGAAGTTGAAATCAAGCGTATGTTACGCTTGGCCGATCAGCCTGAATCAGGTCAAATGACCTTGTTTGATGGCCGTACTGGTAACTCTTTCGATCGTCCAGTGACCGTAGGTTATATGTACATGCTTAAGTTGAACCACTTGGTTGACGATAAAATGCATGCTCGTTCTACTGGTTCGTACAGCCTAGTAACTCAGCAACCACTTGGTGGTAAAGCTCAGTTTGGTGGCCAGCGTTTCGGGGAGATGGAAGTATGGGCACTAGAAGCTTATGGTGCTGCTTACACTCTACAAGAGATGTTGACTGTGAAGTCGGATGACGTTGCTGGTCGTACTAAGATGTATAAAAACATCGTAGACGGCGATCACCGTA
Protein-coding sequences here:
- the rpoB gene encoding DNA-directed RNA polymerase subunit beta, whose translation is MAYSYTEKKRIRKDFGKLPTVMDVPFLLAIQIDSYRKFLSLVQQDGSDDIGLNAAFRSVFPIVSYSGNAALEYVSYRLGTPTFDEKECMSRGVTFAAPLRVKVRLIIYDKDSSTKAIKDIKEQEVYMGEMPLMTDNGTFIINGTERVIVSQLHRSPGVFYDHDKGKTHSSGKLLYNARVIPYRGSWLDFEFDPKDLVYVRIDRRRKLPATILLRALDYSTQEVLEMFFDNDTYTLSTDQAKLKLIPSRLRGETAAFDIKDDKDNVIVESGRRITARHIRQLEKAGVEELPVPSEYLYGKALAKDIIDAATGEVIAECNAELTEEVLDALRAAGIETFETIYTNELDCGSFVSDTLRIDPTRNRLEALVEIYRMMRPGEPPTKESAEALFENLFFSEERYDLSAVGRMKFNRRIGREETTGAGTLGKDDIIAVLKTLINIRNGQGEVDDIDHLGNRRIRSVGEMAENQFRVGLVRVERAVRERLSMAESEGLMPQDLINAKPVAAAMKEFFGSSQLSQFMDQNNPLSEVTHKRRISALGPGGLTRERAGFEVRDVHATHYGRVCPIETPEGPNIGLINSLATYARTNNYGFLETPFRIVKDGLISDEVIYVSAIEEADHVIAQASVPVDENNNLLGDLIPVRHKNDSTMMSPASVTLMDVSAQQMVSIAASLIPFLEHDDANRALMGSNMQRQAVPTLIAQKPLVGTGIESAVARDSGVCAVALRGGVIESVDASRIVVKANDDETPAGDAGVDIYNLTKYTRSNQNTCINQKPLVKAGDMVVRGDIMADGPSIDLGELALGQNFRIAFMPWNGYNFEDSILLSERVAQEDRLTTIHIQELTCVARDTKLGAEEVTSDIPNVGESALGKLDESGIVYIGAEVKAGDILVGKVTPKGETQLTPEEKLLRAIFGEKASDVKDTSLRVKTGTTGTIIDVQVFTRDGVEKDQRAREIEQMQLDEVRKDLNEELRIVQGATFERLQRALVGAKVNAATGLAKGDTLTAEYLETLVADDWFRIRPQDEALAELIEQAEQQLADRAKELDDKFEDKKRKLQSGDDLAPGVLKIVKVYLAIKRKIQPGDKMAGRHGNKGVISAVMPVEDMPYDAQGTPVDIVLNPLGVPSRMNVGQVMEIHLGLAAKGLGEKIDAMLKQQRAVADIRALLEEIYNGDDTYTKENLESFSDEEILELSHNLRGGVPMGTQAFDGAKEVEIKRMLRLADQPESGQMTLFDGRTGNSFDRPVTVGYMYMLKLNHLVDDKMHARSTGSYSLVTQQPLGGKAQFGGQRFGEMEVWALEAYGAAYTLQEMLTVKSDDVAGRTKMYKNIVDGDHRMEPGMPESFNVLVKEIRSLGIDIELINE